The following are encoded in a window of Brevibacillus ruminantium genomic DNA:
- a CDS encoding DUF6583 family protein: protein METSTQVTPPRKSSKKMWIIAGVAGIAILGGLGTAYAKLDLFKSPKAIYLEAEANNLKQMADDLSRSFEEYEAYVKPYLDQPVHSTMELSQFQIDADMPDPESQVVLDLLKTAKLVVQSQSDEQKKQHYGNFEIHLKDNKLASVDYFLDDTKMGFRLPDFYPKYGYLDLNDRDAIKQKFGEDLPKRLMTNKDLYEAMKMNREEVSSALAPYAELYVNSLKDAQVTINKNASFSEDGYQTNARELTVTLSDEEAKVLFTQLAEKAKADEKLFDLLYTRYHNVSTLLIDSGYPDVKALSKEDFKKEYTKVFDDFLKDTKDTKASKDQLKMTVLVDNNHQILSRKLVIVDEAGKEDSSFYTSAGYTNGADTYKRYSVKIDEDGEKGEMTFRYKATKQNDKTTGTVSLLFDGQPEVLLDLSTKFETTKQADKETGTYDFTLKAKSDTDPETVSLSGNITSSMTKAANGRDTDSTVKLNFDQSTPDLPKSIGLSIKTKEEFGKAVSMPSLGADNAINLTTLTDQQMMEIQEEVGIAAQSFMMKNMELFQEFMPSME, encoded by the coding sequence ATGGAAACCAGTACACAAGTGACCCCGCCACGCAAGAGCTCCAAAAAGATGTGGATCATCGCCGGAGTGGCCGGGATCGCGATTCTGGGCGGATTGGGAACGGCCTATGCCAAGCTTGATCTGTTCAAAAGCCCTAAGGCAATTTACCTAGAAGCAGAGGCAAACAATCTGAAACAAATGGCGGATGACCTCTCCCGCTCCTTTGAGGAATACGAAGCATATGTAAAGCCGTACCTGGATCAGCCGGTGCACTCCACCATGGAACTGAGCCAGTTTCAAATTGATGCAGACATGCCAGACCCAGAGTCGCAAGTCGTTCTGGATCTGCTGAAAACAGCCAAACTCGTTGTTCAATCCCAGTCCGACGAACAGAAAAAGCAGCACTACGGAAATTTTGAAATCCATCTCAAAGATAACAAGCTGGCAAGCGTAGATTATTTCTTGGACGATACCAAAATGGGCTTCCGTTTGCCGGACTTTTATCCCAAATACGGCTATCTCGATCTGAATGACCGCGATGCCATCAAACAAAAATTTGGTGAAGATCTGCCGAAACGCCTGATGACAAACAAGGATTTGTACGAAGCGATGAAAATGAATCGTGAAGAAGTATCCAGTGCCCTCGCCCCATACGCTGAGCTGTACGTGAACAGCTTGAAAGACGCGCAGGTGACCATAAATAAAAACGCCTCTTTCTCGGAGGATGGCTATCAGACGAACGCCCGTGAGCTGACGGTGACCTTATCCGATGAAGAAGCGAAAGTCCTGTTCACACAGTTGGCAGAGAAAGCAAAAGCCGATGAAAAGCTGTTCGACCTGCTCTACACCCGCTACCACAATGTATCCACCCTGCTGATCGACAGCGGATACCCGGATGTCAAAGCACTGTCCAAAGAGGATTTCAAAAAGGAATACACGAAAGTATTTGACGATTTCCTGAAAGACACCAAGGATACCAAAGCTTCGAAAGATCAACTGAAAATGACGGTATTGGTAGACAACAACCATCAGATCCTCTCCCGCAAGCTGGTCATTGTCGACGAAGCGGGCAAAGAAGATTCGAGCTTTTACACAAGCGCCGGCTACACGAACGGAGCTGACACGTACAAGCGCTACTCTGTGAAGATTGATGAAGATGGCGAAAAAGGCGAGATGACATTCCGCTACAAAGCAACAAAACAAAACGACAAAACGACAGGTACCGTCAGCCTCCTGTTCGACGGACAGCCAGAGGTGCTTTTGGACCTCTCCACCAAGTTTGAAACGACGAAGCAAGCCGACAAAGAGACGGGCACGTATGATTTCACGCTGAAAGCAAAATCGGATACAGACCCTGAAACGGTTTCGCTCTCTGGAAACATTACCTCCTCGATGACAAAAGCCGCGAACGGCCGCGACACAGACAGCACGGTGAAATTGAATTTTGACCAATCGACACCTGACTTGCCAAAGAGCATCGGGCTCAGCATCAAAACCAAGGAGGAATTTGGCAAGGCTGTATCCATGCCGTCACTGGGTGCAGACAATGCGATCAACCTGACCACACTCACCGATCAGCAAATGATGGAGATTCAAGAAGAGGTAGGCATCGCCGCCCAGTCCTTCATGATGAAAAATATGGAGCTGTTCCAGGAATTCATGCCGTCGATGGAATAA
- a CDS encoding NADH:flavin oxidoreductase/NADH oxidase, which yields MTNIKLDSPFQFKGLTLKNRIVMPPMCQYSVEAKDGVPNDWHFVHYVSRAVGGAGLIIMEMTDVHPDGRITDYDLGLWSDEQIPAFAWIISEVHKYGAKIGIQIAHAGRKAQDAEVPVAPSALPFNEKFKTPRELTTAEVKEMVERFRDTARRAVEAGVDTIELHGAHGYLIHQFHSPLTNRREDEYGQDPALFGIEVIQAVKSVLPPEMPLIMRVSAVEYVDGGYGLDYSTELCRRYQEAGVDLFHITSGGEGPIGSAGKPGIHPGYQVPMARAIKEALNVPVIAVGILDDPHLAAATLGNGDADLVAIGRAMLRDPYWALHAIKSLRGEPAVPKQYERAF from the coding sequence ATGACGAACATCAAGCTGGATTCGCCATTTCAATTCAAGGGATTGACACTGAAAAACCGCATTGTCATGCCTCCGATGTGCCAGTATTCCGTCGAAGCCAAGGACGGCGTGCCGAACGATTGGCATTTTGTTCACTACGTATCCCGGGCCGTAGGCGGAGCGGGTCTGATCATTATGGAAATGACGGATGTCCACCCGGATGGCCGGATTACCGATTATGATCTGGGATTGTGGTCGGATGAGCAGATTCCCGCATTCGCCTGGATCATCTCCGAAGTACATAAATACGGGGCGAAAATCGGCATCCAGATCGCCCACGCCGGACGCAAGGCCCAGGATGCCGAGGTCCCGGTCGCACCGTCTGCGCTCCCTTTTAATGAGAAGTTCAAGACGCCGCGCGAGCTGACGACCGCAGAAGTAAAAGAGATGGTGGAAAGGTTCCGCGACACAGCACGCCGGGCAGTGGAAGCAGGGGTGGATACCATCGAGCTGCACGGAGCGCACGGCTACCTGATTCATCAGTTTCATTCTCCGCTGACCAACAGACGCGAGGATGAGTACGGACAAGACCCGGCGCTGTTCGGGATTGAAGTGATCCAGGCGGTGAAAAGCGTATTGCCGCCAGAGATGCCGCTGATTATGCGCGTATCAGCCGTAGAGTATGTGGACGGAGGCTACGGGCTGGACTACAGCACGGAGCTGTGCCGCCGTTATCAGGAAGCTGGCGTCGATCTCTTCCATATCACCAGCGGCGGAGAGGGGCCCATCGGTTCTGCAGGCAAACCCGGCATTCATCCCGGCTATCAGGTGCCGATGGCTCGCGCGATCAAGGAAGCGTTGAATGTTCCTGTCATCGCGGTCGGCATTCTGGATGATCCGCATCTGGCAGCAGCCACGCTGGGGAATGGAGATGCCGATCTGGTCGCGATCGGGCGCGCTATGCTCCGCGATCCTTACTGGGCGCTTCATGCAATCAAAAGTCTCCGAGGGGAGCCAGCCGTTCCGAAGCAGTACGAGCGCGCTTTTTGA
- a CDS encoding LysR family transcriptional regulator produces MDFRVLQTFVMAATTENFHQTAEALFIAQPTVSQHIRLLEKELGIKLFERVGKRVRLTPAGKRYLPHARGILEQWHNGMEDLMAWRQGYREKLHVAVSPIIARTRLPHLLHRYTKQYPDVDVSIKLADSVEIGPLVQSGQADIGLTRMIPGELQLSVYKLYEDPVVFAVPHNGGDMDAPLPDWEHELQTQRLLTHNHPVYWDDLLLMLRQRGLSLRTMAVSHVDITKWFIEEGLGVSFLPRSAISRELFENRFIELPTPGLLMPKAASYLLVPKTGISEAAQGFTDILAGLYAPMTPIH; encoded by the coding sequence TTGGATTTTCGCGTGTTGCAGACTTTTGTGATGGCTGCTACGACAGAGAATTTTCACCAGACGGCGGAGGCGCTGTTCATTGCGCAGCCGACAGTCAGTCAGCATATACGGCTGCTGGAGAAGGAATTGGGCATTAAGCTCTTTGAACGCGTCGGAAAAAGGGTTCGACTGACGCCAGCGGGCAAGCGCTATTTGCCGCATGCCAGAGGAATACTGGAACAATGGCATAACGGGATGGAGGATCTGATGGCGTGGCGGCAAGGGTACCGCGAAAAGCTTCACGTGGCTGTCTCGCCGATCATCGCTCGCACCCGCCTGCCCCATTTGCTCCATCGCTACACCAAGCAGTATCCCGACGTGGATGTATCCATCAAGCTGGCAGATTCTGTGGAGATCGGCCCTCTTGTCCAAAGCGGTCAGGCAGATATTGGCTTGACGCGGATGATTCCGGGAGAGCTGCAGCTATCGGTATACAAGCTGTATGAAGACCCGGTGGTGTTTGCCGTGCCGCATAACGGAGGAGACATGGATGCACCCCTTCCGGACTGGGAGCATGAATTGCAGACACAACGGCTTTTGACCCATAATCATCCCGTCTACTGGGATGATCTGCTGCTGATGCTGCGGCAGCGCGGTCTGTCACTGCGGACGATGGCCGTTTCACATGTCGATATTACCAAATGGTTTATTGAGGAGGGGCTGGGTGTCTCTTTTTTGCCCCGTTCCGCGATTAGCCGTGAACTGTTTGAAAACCGTTTTATCGAACTTCCAACACCGGGCCTGCTGATGCCCAAGGCAGCTTCTTACCTGTTGGTACCGAAAACAGGCATCAGCGAGGCGGCACAAGGATTTACCGACATTTTGGCGGGCCTGTACGCACCGATGACGCCGATTCATTAG
- a CDS encoding citrate synthase/methylcitrate synthase has translation MSTHTLAIGLDGIAVAETDLSLVDGTNGLLVYRGHWARDLAIHHTFEEVAYLLWYGHLPSERELAELQDKLKANRELPAHVKGILDLIPSDVDMMSVLRTGVSALGTPDHAWPPSLEQVISLTAKMPTIVAHRYARLVGREPLSPRTDLGHTANYLYMLKGAEPLAAHVRALDAYLILTQEHGMNASTFSGRVVSSTQSDLISAITAAIGALKGPLHGGAPSEVTEMIEAIGTKENAEPWLRAKLESGGRLMGFGHRVYKTIDPRATALRVVASELSADDPWFDLATHVEQVGLKLLDEYKPGRKLNTNVEFFAAAVMRAVGLDDSLFTPTFAVSRVVGWSAHVLEQASNNRIIRPQSNYIGSMPE, from the coding sequence ATGAGTACACATACGTTAGCAATTGGTTTGGATGGAATTGCGGTTGCGGAAACAGATTTGAGTCTGGTCGATGGAACCAACGGCCTGCTGGTTTACCGCGGTCACTGGGCACGTGATTTGGCGATTCATCATACGTTTGAAGAGGTAGCCTATCTGTTGTGGTACGGTCATCTTCCCAGCGAACGGGAATTGGCCGAGCTGCAAGACAAGCTGAAAGCAAATCGGGAGCTTCCCGCTCATGTCAAAGGCATTCTTGATTTGATTCCATCTGATGTCGACATGATGAGTGTTCTGCGGACAGGTGTATCTGCGCTGGGTACTCCTGACCATGCATGGCCGCCTAGCCTGGAACAAGTGATTTCCCTGACGGCCAAAATGCCGACGATCGTTGCTCATCGCTATGCGCGTCTCGTTGGACGGGAGCCTCTTTCTCCTCGTACGGACCTGGGTCATACAGCCAACTACCTGTACATGCTGAAAGGCGCGGAGCCTCTTGCCGCTCATGTACGGGCATTGGATGCCTATCTGATCCTGACACAAGAGCATGGAATGAACGCTTCTACCTTCTCTGGCCGTGTTGTCAGCTCCACACAGTCGGATCTGATCTCCGCGATCACGGCGGCGATCGGTGCGTTGAAGGGACCGCTGCACGGCGGAGCGCCTTCCGAAGTTACCGAGATGATCGAAGCGATTGGGACCAAGGAAAACGCTGAGCCTTGGCTCCGGGCCAAGCTGGAGAGCGGCGGCCGTTTGATGGGCTTTGGACACCGCGTCTACAAAACCATCGACCCGCGCGCAACAGCACTGCGCGTCGTCGCCTCCGAGCTGTCCGCAGACGATCCGTGGTTTGATCTGGCGACACATGTGGAGCAGGTAGGCTTGAAGCTGCTGGACGAATACAAGCCGGGCCGCAAGCTGAACACCAACGTGGAGTTTTTCGCTGCTGCCGTGATGCGTGCCGTAGGACTGGATGATTCCCTCTTTACCCCGACCTTTGCTGTCAGCAGAGTGGTGGGCTGGAGCGCCCATGTTCTGGAGCAGGCGAGCAATAACCGGATTATTCGTCCGCAATCCAATTACATCGGCTCGATGCCGGAATAA
- a CDS encoding DUF2325 domain-containing protein yields the protein MSAVLVIGGDRLGNITDLLHDRGYQQIYHVTGRKHSQYKVNIPSDTKMIVVFTDFVNHNLSYHVKSQAKAKKLPILFCRRSFTMMEKML from the coding sequence ATGTCAGCCGTTCTGGTTATTGGAGGAGACCGTTTAGGCAATATCACCGATCTGCTGCATGATCGAGGTTATCAGCAAATTTACCATGTCACGGGGAGAAAGCATTCGCAATACAAAGTGAACATCCCGTCAGACACAAAAATGATCGTAGTGTTTACCGACTTCGTCAATCACAATCTGTCCTATCACGTCAAAAGTCAGGCCAAAGCGAAAAAGCTCCCCATCCTCTTCTGTAGAAGGTCGTTTACGATGATGGAGAAGATGCTGTAG
- a CDS encoding methyl-accepting chemotaxis protein translates to MNLFTKKPKSWKNYLEYSHSTNITQVEDHIQERLAFMGITQDTLDAIREASHVIAPHKSEMIDQFYASITSVEHLQQLIQINSTVDRLRKTMVRYLDQFLQARIDHEYVMNRVTIGQVHSRIHLTAEHFISAHHLLIQAMTSILMEKWHHRPDQMMRAVLAVQKLAAFDQQLIVEIYMEETFKSFLFGVSDMLNHMTQLDTTKQLITVMDQQIEECHSVTAATEEMSASIQEVANHAVKVAEVTDEAVQSAEQSKEVINRALEDIQKVGHVYTEVAQQVQRLHQDIGLNQDVIKIIRDIAEQTNLLALNASIEAARAGEHGRGFSVVATEVRKLAEHTKEQISRITANMESLQEVSHQVMQQIGETGKLVGQSVHDAQSADSALEKIVDAMQGLSQSTSQIAAMTEEQSSTVMDIAERNSTIFDLSTHSQEISKETAKIILELSRYMDDYRQSFFSINVKFSSKDIVRVAKTDHLLWKWRIYNMLLGLETLNSNQVASHHACRLGTWYYGDLPDQVKGHPVFAQLEEPHKAVHTYAKQAVQCYEEDNIAGAQAAFEQLQLASSQVISLLTELEAAV, encoded by the coding sequence ATGAACCTGTTTACGAAAAAGCCAAAGTCATGGAAAAACTATTTGGAGTATTCCCATTCGACAAATATCACCCAAGTGGAAGATCACATTCAGGAACGCCTGGCTTTTATGGGGATCACCCAGGACACACTGGATGCGATCAGAGAAGCTTCCCACGTGATTGCGCCGCATAAGTCTGAGATGATCGACCAGTTTTATGCATCGATCACCTCTGTGGAGCATCTCCAGCAGTTGATCCAGATCAATTCTACTGTGGACCGGCTGCGCAAGACCATGGTGCGCTATCTGGATCAATTCCTGCAGGCCCGGATTGACCATGAGTATGTCATGAACAGAGTTACTATCGGACAAGTTCATAGCCGCATTCATCTGACAGCCGAGCATTTCATTTCCGCTCACCATTTGCTCATTCAGGCCATGACTTCGATTCTCATGGAAAAATGGCATCATCGCCCCGATCAAATGATGCGGGCTGTACTGGCTGTGCAGAAGCTGGCCGCATTCGATCAGCAGCTGATCGTGGAAATCTATATGGAAGAAACGTTTAAATCCTTCCTCTTCGGAGTCTCCGACATGCTTAATCACATGACCCAACTGGACACAACAAAGCAACTCATTACTGTGATGGATCAGCAGATCGAGGAGTGTCATAGTGTGACGGCCGCGACAGAGGAAATGAGCGCCTCCATCCAAGAGGTCGCCAACCACGCGGTCAAAGTAGCTGAGGTAACGGACGAGGCCGTTCAATCCGCCGAACAAAGCAAAGAAGTCATCAACAGAGCGCTGGAGGATATCCAAAAGGTTGGTCACGTCTATACCGAAGTTGCTCAACAAGTCCAGCGACTTCACCAAGATATCGGCTTGAACCAGGACGTTATTAAAATCATCCGGGACATCGCCGAACAAACCAATCTGCTCGCACTCAATGCCAGCATCGAGGCGGCCAGGGCCGGAGAGCATGGACGAGGTTTTTCCGTGGTCGCGACTGAGGTGCGAAAGCTCGCTGAGCATACCAAAGAACAGATTTCCCGGATTACAGCCAATATGGAGTCGTTGCAGGAAGTATCCCATCAGGTCATGCAACAAATTGGCGAGACCGGAAAACTGGTGGGCCAGAGCGTCCATGATGCACAATCGGCCGATTCTGCTCTGGAAAAGATTGTGGACGCGATGCAGGGGCTCAGTCAATCCACCTCCCAGATTGCCGCCATGACGGAGGAGCAGTCTTCCACGGTGATGGATATCGCCGAACGCAACTCCACTATTTTTGATTTGAGCACGCATTCGCAGGAGATCTCAAAAGAGACTGCCAAAATTATTTTGGAACTCAGCAGATACATGGATGATTATCGGCAAAGCTTTTTTTCAATCAACGTCAAGTTCTCTTCCAAGGATATTGTCCGCGTAGCGAAAACCGACCACCTGCTGTGGAAGTGGAGAATCTACAACATGCTGCTGGGATTGGAAACATTGAACTCCAACCAGGTCGCCTCACACCATGCTTGCCGGTTGGGAACCTGGTACTATGGAGATTTGCCTGACCAAGTCAAAGGTCATCCCGTATTTGCACAGCTCGAGGAGCCTCACAAAGCCGTGCACACCTATGCCAAACAAGCGGTGCAGTGCTATGAAGAAGACAATATCGCCGGGGCGCAGGCAGCCTTTGAACAGCTTCAACTCGCCTCCAGCCAGGTGATCTCGCTGCTGACGGAATTGGAGGCAGCCGTGTAG
- a CDS encoding S8 family serine peptidase: MKKRKKSLVPLSLTAALLFSAIPGSAFASEGFSARELSSLNKVTQAAAEAGSSAAKISPRLNTKSSKEVSVIVQLKGEPAAADQSYKRGSRSTAIRSAESRVSREQSTFMKEARNKKIDVQVERTFSHVFNGMEVTLPANEIEELASLPQVKAIFENTHYSIPDVEINRLGGGREFKYDIAPLKQIGVLDMWDAGLTGKGLKVGVIDTGVDYLHPDLKDAYKGGYDSYDNDKDPYEEAPIDPDDDATNKGGYEGSSHGTHVAGTIVGRAKNKQSDVQVKGIAYEADLYAYRVLGRDGGTSAQVIDGIEKAVRDGMDVINLSLGADNEKNADSPDSIAVNYAMRAGVITVVANGNAANNEPGRFYYTAGSPAGAKLPISVAAVNSPSLLYDGSATSSLGQNYNFHVFAWQIKEDNFRDIIGTNPLPVVYANLGSQQDFAKVDVNGKIALMSRGTLAFTDKIANAKKAGAVAAIIFNGNDKDGDGQADLDLAPDDRGGYIDTILGDQMDAIPTFDMKGTEGRALALELLANPATPITLTFSANYPSTQDEGDQVASFSSRGPVLGDNYSIKPDVGAPGVSILSAYPAWAKLIDGASYEKAYARSNGTSMAAPHVAGLALLLKQAHPEWTPFDVKAALSNTSKPLYEEDDVLYDVYSQGAGRVDGFAAMNTPALLQTVEKLTILNENYEPETIDYYGSNYSFGLLQAGSKAVSQTLQVKNTSNKAVTYTAKVKLHDSVTTDPYRPKDTPDPDNIKVKLSSTSLSVPGGETQTFNLTVQPTKGAEEGVYEGEVLLTSSNRYDPELHLPFVIHVGEPEDTQFGFDNMTLSSTILSPGGDPITVEALLQAEGVNVIELEAWNLDDEYVGTLAALFNNYEPFAPGPITFSNIDGTYVSGSLIPKKLEPGVYKLRLAGHIVDPDLPRGEQIVETYEIWKSFKVEAKSNRSTLSTSKELKQIADQFKADVVNTEEVGKAVLELPEKSDLVTFSVTESSHPDLIDNEGVLVALPEKGAQTVTLWITLTSKENPDETAQVKVNVKLKAEAKEEAENDADEASEGLTEG, translated from the coding sequence GTGAAAAAGCGAAAGAAATCGTTAGTACCCTTATCTCTCACCGCCGCCTTGCTGTTCAGCGCAATTCCTGGCAGCGCTTTTGCATCGGAGGGATTCAGCGCCCGAGAGCTTTCCTCACTGAACAAAGTGACCCAGGCAGCAGCGGAGGCAGGCTCATCTGCCGCCAAAATCTCTCCCCGTCTCAACACAAAGTCAAGCAAAGAAGTAAGTGTCATCGTCCAGTTGAAGGGGGAGCCTGCAGCTGCGGATCAATCGTACAAGCGCGGTTCCCGCTCGACCGCCATCCGTTCTGCCGAATCCCGGGTATCTCGCGAGCAATCCACCTTTATGAAGGAAGCGCGCAACAAGAAAATTGACGTGCAAGTCGAGCGAACATTTTCACATGTGTTTAATGGAATGGAAGTGACGCTCCCGGCCAACGAAATCGAAGAGCTGGCGAGCCTGCCACAGGTAAAGGCGATTTTTGAAAACACTCATTACTCGATTCCCGATGTGGAGATCAACCGTTTGGGCGGCGGTCGCGAGTTTAAGTACGACATCGCTCCGCTGAAACAAATTGGCGTGCTGGACATGTGGGATGCCGGCCTGACGGGCAAAGGGCTGAAGGTAGGGGTCATCGACACCGGCGTCGACTATCTGCACCCTGATTTAAAGGATGCCTATAAAGGCGGCTATGACTCCTATGACAACGACAAGGACCCCTATGAAGAGGCGCCCATCGATCCTGATGATGACGCGACCAACAAAGGCGGCTACGAAGGCTCCTCCCACGGCACGCACGTCGCAGGCACAATCGTCGGCCGGGCCAAAAACAAACAGTCCGACGTACAGGTAAAAGGGATTGCCTATGAGGCCGATCTCTACGCCTATCGCGTACTCGGACGAGATGGCGGCACCTCCGCCCAGGTTATCGACGGGATTGAAAAAGCAGTCCGCGACGGCATGGATGTGATCAACCTGTCGCTGGGCGCAGACAACGAAAAGAATGCTGATTCTCCGGATTCGATCGCGGTCAATTACGCGATGCGTGCAGGTGTTATCACGGTCGTAGCCAACGGGAATGCTGCGAATAACGAGCCCGGCAGATTTTACTATACGGCTGGCTCGCCGGCTGGCGCCAAGCTGCCGATCTCGGTCGCAGCCGTCAACTCCCCCAGCTTGCTCTACGATGGTTCCGCCACCTCGTCTTTGGGTCAAAACTATAACTTCCATGTCTTTGCTTGGCAGATCAAAGAAGATAATTTCCGTGACATCATCGGTACCAACCCACTTCCTGTTGTCTATGCCAACCTGGGCTCCCAGCAGGATTTTGCAAAGGTAGATGTGAACGGAAAGATCGCACTCATGTCTCGCGGAACGCTGGCGTTCACAGACAAGATTGCGAACGCGAAAAAAGCGGGCGCTGTTGCCGCCATCATCTTTAACGGAAACGACAAGGACGGTGATGGACAAGCGGATCTCGACCTTGCGCCGGATGATCGCGGCGGTTATATCGATACCATTTTGGGCGACCAGATGGATGCGATTCCAACCTTCGACATGAAGGGAACAGAGGGACGGGCTCTTGCTCTGGAGCTGCTCGCCAACCCGGCGACACCCATCACCCTCACCTTCTCCGCTAATTATCCATCCACACAGGATGAAGGGGATCAGGTCGCCAGCTTCAGCTCTCGCGGTCCTGTTCTGGGCGACAATTACTCCATCAAGCCTGATGTAGGCGCTCCGGGTGTCTCCATTCTCTCGGCCTATCCTGCTTGGGCAAAACTGATCGATGGCGCCAGCTACGAGAAGGCTTATGCCCGCAGCAACGGTACCAGCATGGCAGCGCCGCATGTCGCCGGTCTGGCCCTGTTGTTGAAACAAGCTCATCCGGAGTGGACACCGTTTGATGTGAAGGCAGCCCTGTCCAACACATCCAAGCCGCTGTACGAAGAAGATGACGTTCTCTACGACGTCTACTCTCAAGGCGCAGGCCGTGTTGACGGATTCGCCGCCATGAACACGCCTGCTCTCCTGCAGACCGTGGAAAAGCTCACGATTCTGAACGAAAACTACGAGCCGGAAACCATCGACTACTACGGCTCCAACTACAGCTTTGGCCTGCTGCAAGCCGGCAGCAAAGCGGTTTCCCAAACCCTGCAGGTGAAAAATACCTCCAACAAAGCTGTTACGTATACTGCGAAAGTCAAGCTGCATGATTCCGTGACAACCGATCCGTATCGTCCGAAGGACACGCCAGATCCGGATAACATCAAGGTCAAACTCTCTTCCACATCCCTGTCCGTTCCAGGGGGAGAAACCCAAACCTTCAATCTTACTGTCCAGCCGACTAAAGGCGCCGAGGAAGGTGTGTACGAAGGAGAAGTGCTCCTGACAAGCAGCAACCGATATGATCCGGAACTGCACCTTCCATTCGTGATTCACGTTGGCGAGCCGGAAGATACACAGTTCGGCTTTGATAACATGACACTCTCCAGCACGATTCTCTCTCCAGGCGGCGATCCCATCACCGTTGAAGCATTGCTGCAAGCGGAAGGCGTCAATGTCATCGAGCTGGAAGCTTGGAACCTGGACGATGAATACGTCGGTACCCTCGCTGCCCTGTTCAACAATTACGAACCATTTGCACCGGGCCCTATCACCTTCTCCAACATCGACGGCACCTATGTGAGCGGCTCTCTGATTCCGAAGAAGCTGGAGCCGGGCGTCTACAAGCTGCGACTCGCTGGTCACATCGTTGACCCGGATCTGCCAAGAGGGGAACAGATCGTCGAAACCTATGAAATCTGGAAATCCTTCAAAGTCGAAGCGAAGAGCAACCGCAGCACTTTGAGTACATCCAAAGAGCTGAAGCAAATCGCGGATCAATTCAAAGCAGACGTGGTCAATACGGAAGAAGTGGGCAAAGCTGTGCTGGAGCTGCCCGAGAAATCGGATCTGGTGACCTTCTCTGTCACAGAAAGCTCCCATCCGGACCTGATTGACAATGAGGGTGTGCTGGTTGCTCTGCCGGAAAAAGGTGCACAGACCGTCACGCTGTGGATCACGCTGACATCCAAAGAAAACCCGGATGAGACCGCACAGGTGAAAGTAAACGTGAAGCTGAAGGCTGAGGCCAAAGAAGAGGCTGAAAACGACGCGGACGAAGCATCTGAGGGCTTGACCGAAGGATAA